One genomic window of Cydia splendana chromosome 16, ilCydSple1.2, whole genome shotgun sequence includes the following:
- the LOC134798305 gene encoding uncharacterized protein LOC134798305 produces the protein MELVVLVKEGFQNVAEHAASYKFGQTVLRHVDKALWVLEKCARWAVPPPLDPEERPQPELVRPLPWVFFLMMLVALRITRESISLVNLVLGKPPLRSADVVTYIQGKRRYLRTLKYQGNRMMRARTGTTHEPWYSGLRSLFEFTMCFRRQSMHYGNNNTTRVSNNDEVLVVKRSKRPRQEESPASTSEATMERLIEKMMVDLDADSDEDSSYTLTNATSLKSDRSETAEYDQEPTPSEESAPTKSENETPAKTPEPNVSEKPADHPTETDNHPAETDNHPAETDQTQAEEATEEFKPAQNCEEKHLNAEQPSPLVDSQTFIQTEKKRYQRSPRKDQKMANGRTLKSTSERNIGGDKRDAAVARASSADFIARGKKDNYRQTP, from the exons ATGGAATTGGTAGTGCTAGTGAAGGAGGGCTTCCAAAATGTCGCGGAGCATGCAGCCAGCTACAAGTTCGGACAAACGGTGCTCCGACATGTGGACAAGGCGCTGTGGGTCCTGGAGAAATGCGCACGCTGGGCCGTGCCCCCGCCAT tggacCCAGAAGAAAGGCCTCAACCAGAGCTCGTCCGGCCGCTGCCGTGGGTGTTCTTTTTAATGATGCTGGTAGCCCTAAGGATTACGCGGGAGTCCATATCGCTCGTAAACTTAGTACTGGGCAAGCCACCGCTTCGATCTGCTGATGTG GTGACATACATTCAAGGCAAACGTCGCTATCTGCGCACATTGAAGTACCAAGGCAACAGGATGATGAGGGCCCGCACGGGCACCACCCATGAGCCGTGGTACAGTGGGCTGAGGTCGCTCTTCGAGTTCACCATGTGTTTTAGAAGACAGTCGATGCACTATGGCAACAACAATACTACCAGAGTCAGCAATAATGATGAAGTCCTG GTAGTGAAACGCAGCAAGCGCCCCCGTCAGGAAGAAAGTCCCGCGTCCACCAGCGAGGCGACCATGGAGCGGCTCATAGAGAAGATGATGGTCGACTTGGACGCTGACTCAGATGAAGACTCTAGCTATACG CTCACAAACGCCACAAGCCTGAAAAGTGATAGGTCCGAAACCGCCGAATATGACCAAGAGCCCACTCCGAGCGAGGAATCCGCCCCAACTAAATCGGAAAACGAAACGCCCGCCAAAACACCCGAGCCGAACGTTTCAGAAAAACCGGCCGACCATCCGACCGAGACCGATAACCATCCGGCCGAAACCGATAACCATCCGGCCGAGACCGACCAAACCCAAGCCGAGGAAGCCACGGAAGAATTCAAGCCAGCTCAAAACTGCGAAGAGAAACATCTGAACGCAGAACAACCCTCCCCTTTGGTCGACTCGCAAACATTCATCCAAACTGAGAAGAAACGATACCAGAGGTCGCCAAGAAAGGACCAAAAAATGG CGAACGGCCGGACATTAAAGAGTACCTCCGAAAGAAACATAG GAGGTGACAAGCGGGACGCGGCTGTGGCCAGGGCTTCGTCGGCGGATTTCATCGCACGTGGGAAAAAAG ATAACTACAGGCAGACACCGTaa
- the LOC134798304 gene encoding trimeric intracellular cation channel type 1B.1 has protein sequence MDPEAFLDLANQVIKLKMFPYFDIAHSLLCALSVREDLGAGAQAFSRKHPLACWLSTMLVIFAGGMVVNGLLGEPILAPLKNTPQLVIGTVTWYIVFYTPFDVGYKVAKFLPVKIVASAMKEIYRAKKVYDGVSHAGKLYPNAYIIMIIIGTLKGNGAGFTKLVERLIRGAWTPTAMETMQPSFYTKASLVASVIFVLDKKTDLISAPHALVYFGIVIFFVYFKLSSILLGIHDPFVPFENLFSALFLGGIWDSLAKLLGKGQPKEESKDVKKTN, from the exons ATGGATCCCGAAGCCTTCTTAGACCTGGCCAACCAggtcataaaactgaaaatgTTCCCGTATTTTGACATCGCACATTCACTATTATGTGCACTTTCCGTCAGAGAGGATTTGGGTGCTG GTGCACAGGCGTTCTCGCGTAAGCATCCTCTGGCGTGCTGGCTCTCCACCATGCTCGTGATCTTCGCGGGCGGCATGGTCGTTAACGGCCTTCTCGGAGAGCCCATCCTCGCGCCGCTCAAGAACACGCCACAACTCGTCATCGGCACAGTCACTTG GTACATAGTATTCTACACACCATTCGACGTTGGCTACAAAGTGGCAAAGTTCCTGCCCGTGAAGATCGTCGCATCTGCCATGAAAGAGATCTACCGCGCCAAGAAAGTGTACGATGGAGTCAGCCATGCCGGAAAATTGTATCCTAACGCTTACATCATTATGATCATTATTG GAACCCTGAAGGGCAACGGAGCGGGTTTTACCAAGCTGGTGGAGAGGCTGATCCGCGGAGCCTGGACCCCGACTGCTATGGAAACCATGCAGCCTAgctt CTACACGAAGGCATCGCTGGTGGCGTCGGTGATCTTCGTACTGGACAAAAAGACCGACCTCATCTCCGCGCCGCACGCGCTTGTCTACTTCGGCATCGTCATATTCTTCGTCTACTTTAAG CTATCCTCCATCCTGCTGGGCATCCACGATCCCTTCGTGCCGTTCGAGAACCTGTTCAGCGCCCTGTTCCTCGGCGGGATCTGGGACTCCCTGGCCAAGCTGCTCGGCAAAGGCCAGCCTAAGGAGGAGAGCAAGGACGTTAAGAAGACTAATTGA